The following DNA comes from bacterium.
GACGACTGCATCCAACAGGTGTTGCACTCCTTTGTTCTTGAATGCCGCACCGCAGAGCACCGGAACCACATGCATGGAGACTGTGGACTTGCGCGCCGCTCTCATGATCTCCTCATCGGTGAGCTTGTGGCTCTCGAGGTACTTATGGAGAAGTTCGTCCTCCGATTCCACGACCGCTTCTATGAGTTTCTCGCGATATTCGTCGACCATCGCCACGACGTCTTCAGGGATCGGGATCTCCACGACCTTCGCACCCTTGGTGTCGCCGTCGAAGGAGAACGCCTTGCGTGAGATAAGATCCACCACACCCACGAATTTATCCTCGGCTCCGAGCGGCAGTTGGAACGGCACCGCGTTCGCCGCAAGCCTTTCCCTCATCATGCGAACGCAGCGGAAAAAGTCGGCGCCCACGCGATCCATCTTGTTGACGAAACCGATCTTCGGGACACCGTAGCGGTTGGCCTGACGCCAGACCGTTTCCGACTGTGGCTCGACGCCCGCCACCGCATCGAATACGCCGACCGCGCCGTCGAGGACCCTGAGACAACGCTCAACCTCGACCGTGAAATCCACATGGCCTGGGGTGTCGATGACGTTGATCCTTTTGCCCAGCCACTCGCACGTGGTCGCAGCAGCCGTGATCGTTATGCCGCGCTCCTGTTCCTGTTCCATCCAGTCCATCACCGCGGTCCCTTCGTGGACCTCGCCTATCTTATAGGTGATGCCGGTATAGAAAAGGATGCGCTCGGTCACCGTGGTCTTGCCCGCGTCTATATGGGCAATGATCCCGATGTTGCGCACGTCGTTCAGATCTGTTGATGCCGCTGCCATCGATTACCTCTGCACTCCTTTAGGCCGCCTCTATGAAGAGGCTTTAATATTTGCGCACCATGATATCAAAGAGCTCAGTGCACATCCCTTACCAGCGATAATGTGCGAAGGCCTTGTTAGCCTCTGCCATCTTGTGAGTATCCTCGCGTTTCTTCACAGCTGCGCCTCGATTCTCCAACGCTTCGATCAGCTCGGCGGCAAGCCTGTCCTTCATCGTGCCTTCCTTGCGAGCGCGCGCCGCGGAGAGCAACCAGCGGATACCCAGGGAGACGCGCCTGTCCGAACGCACCTCGACCGGCACCTGGTATGTGGCGCCGCCGACACGGCGTGAGCGAACCTCGATGATCGGTTTTATGTTCTCCATGGCCTGTTTGAACAGTTTTACAGGATCGTCGTTCTTCTTCTCCTGGAGGACGTCGAACGTACCGTAGACCACATACTCGGCGATCGACTTCTTGCCGCTCCACATCATCGTGTTGATGAACTGCGAGACGAGCTTGTCGCCGTATTTCGGGTCCGGCAGCACCATCCTCTTCAAACTTGCTCTCTTTTTCCTGGGCATCGTAAACCTCGTCTTGAACGAAATTATTTGGGTCTCTTCGCACCGTACTTGGAACGACTCTGCCTGCGGTTTTCCACGCCGGTGGAGTCGAGCGTGCCCCTGATAATATGATAGCGGACGCCCGGCAGATCCTTGACGCGGCCGCCGCGAACCATGACCACCGAGTGCTCCTGAAGGTTGTGGCCCTCTCCAGGGATGTAGGAGGTCACCTCAAAACCGTTCGTGAGCCTCACCCTGGCGACCTTGCGCAAAGCCGAGTTCGGTTTTTTGGGAGTCGTGGTGTAGACGCGAATGCAAACGCCGCGCTTCTGCGGACACCTCTCGAGCGCAGGGGATGCGGTGCGCATCTTCAGCTGCCGCCTGCCGCTCCTTACAAGTTGATTTATCGTCGGCATAAAACTCCATTTGCGTCTTTTTTCAGGCAACGCGGGCCTATCAAAAGTGATTCAATTACAGGATGTTAGATGCTCTTGCAGCAATATCCGCCAAAGAGTGGCGCAACCTAACAGATGAAACTTGCTAAGTCAAGGTATTTGCTGGCCTTATACGAATCCCACCTAAGCTTAAAGTCGCACTTGAAAATCAGCCGGCAACATCTTGACTTGCCATAAGTTCATCCCCTGCAACAATGCCCTCGGCCTCCTCCGGCAGTTCAGCCACCTCGATGTCGAAGCCCTTGTACTTCCGAAGGCCCGTGCCAGCCGGGATCAGGCGGCCCATGATGACGTTCTCCTTGAGACCGCGCAGGTAATCCACCTTGCCGGAGACCGCCGCCTCTGTGAGGACCTTCGTGGTCTCCTGGAACGACGCGGCCGAGATGAAGCTCTCAGTGGAGAGCGAGGCCCTCGTGATTCCGAGCAGCATGGGTTCGCCCACAGCCGGTTTGCCGCCCTTTGCCCGGACCTGCTCGTTCTCCGCCTCGAAGATCGACTTCTCCACCTGTTCGTCCTCGAGACGAGTCGTATCGCCGGGATCGACTATGCGCACGCGCTTGAGCATCTGGCGCACGATGATCTCGATATGTTTGTCGTTGATGCGCACGCCCTGGAGCCTGTAGACCTCCTGGGTCTCGTCCACGAGGAACCTGGCCAGCTCTTTCTCGCCGAGCACCGCGAGTATGTCGTGTGGATTGGGCGAGCCGTCCATCAGCGCCTCGCCGGCGCGCACGAAGTCGCCCTCATGCACGGAGATATGGCGACCCTTCGGCACCGCGTATTCCTTCGGTTCGCCGACCTCGGGTGTGATGATGAGAGTCCTGCGGCCCTTCGCATCGGGTCCGAACGAGACCAGGCCGTCGATCTCGGATATGATGGCGTGATCCTTCGGCTTGCGCGCCTCGAAGAGCTCGGCGACGCGCGGCAGACCGCCGGTGATGTCCTTGGTCTTGGTGGTCTCTCGCGGAATCTTGGAGATCACGTCGCCCGCCAGGACCTCGTCCCCTTCAGCCACCACTATGTTCGCGCCGACCGGCATCAGGTACCTGGCCTCGCCGCGTCCCGAGGGAAGCTGCATGGTGGCGCCGTTAGCGTCCTTGATCGAGATGCGCGGCCTGGCGGTCGCATCCTTCGAGGATATGACGACCTTGCGCGAGAGGCCCGTGACCTCGTCGACCTGTTCGGTCATGGTCAGACCTTCGATGATGTCGCCGAACTTGACCCTGCCGCTCACCTCGGTGAGGATCGGCACGGTGTACGGATCCCACTCGGCGAGCAGGCCGCCCGCTTTGACCTTCTCGCCCTCCTTGTGCAGCAGGATCGCGCCGTAATTCAACTTGTATCTCTCGCGCTCGCGGCCAGCCTCATCGGAGACGATGACGACCCCGTTGCGGTTCATCACGGTCAGTTTACCTTCCTTGTTCACGACGATCTGGACGCCGTCGTACTTCACCACTCCCTCATGACGCGATTCGAGAGACGACTGCTCCACGCGCCTGGAAGCGGTTCCTCCGATGTGGAACGTCCTCATCGTAAGCTGGGTTCCCGGCTCACCGATCGACTGCGCCGCAATCACGCCCACAGACTCGCCGATGTTCACGAGATGACCGCGCGCCAAATCCCTACCGTAGCACTTGGCGCAGCAGCCGACGAGGCTCTTGCACGTCAGAACGGAGCGGACCAGCACCTTTTCGAGGCCGGAGTCCTCGATCCTCTGCACCAGCTCCTCGTCTATCATGTTGCCCGACTCCACTATCACCTCGTCAGTATAGGGATCGCGGATATCCTCGAGCGCCACGCGGCCGAGGATTCTGTCCGAGAGGGGTTCGATGACCTCTCCGCCTTCGACCAGCGCGCTCACCACCAGTCCGTCCAGGGTGCCGCAGTCCACCTCGGTGACCGTAGTATCCTGCGCCACGTCGACCAGACGCCTGGTCAGATAGCCTGAGTTGGCAGTCTTGAGCGCCGTGTCCGCAAGACCTTTGCGGGCGCCGTGCGTGGATATGAAGTACTGCAGAACGTTCAAGCCTTCGCGGAAGTTGGCAGTGATCGGGGTCTCGATGATCTCGCCCGACGGCTTGGCCATCAGTCCGCGCATCCCGGCCAGCTGGCGCATCTGCTGCGCGGAGCCCCTGGCGCCGGAATCGGCCATGATGAATATCGAATTGAAGCTCATCTGCTCGCGCTTCTCGCCTCCGGGGCCGTCTATCATCATCGTCGACATCCCCTTCATCATCGCCGAAGCGACGTCTTCCGTAGTCGCAGCCCAGATATCGACGACTTTATTGTACTTCTCGCCCGAGGTGATGAGCCCCTCGGTGTACTGCTCCTCGACCTCGCGGACCTCTGAGAACGCCTTGTCGAGCATGTGGCTCTTGGCCTCGGGGATGACCATGTCGTCGATACAGATGGAGATGCCGGCCTTCGTAGCGTGATGGAAACCCAGAGTACGCAGGTGATCGGCTAGCAGCACCGTCTCCTTGTCCTTGCAGAGGCGGTAGCAGGAATCGATGAGATCCGCGATCGCCTTCTTGTCCATCACTTTGTTGATCGCCGAGAAAGGTATCTGCTTGGGTACCACGTCGTAGAGCAGCACGCGTCCGGTCGTGGTCTCTATGAGCTTGCTGTCCATCCTGACTTTGATGCGCGCCTGCAGATCGGCCTGCCCTGCGTCGTAGGCCACTCGCACTTCATCGGGCGAGCTGAACATGCCGCCCTCGCCCTTGGCAAAGGCCCTCTCGCGGGTCATGTAGTAAATGCCCAATACCATGTCTTGCGTGGGCACGATGATCGGCTTGCCGTTGGCCGGAGAAAGTATGTTGTTCGTGGAGAGCAACAAGACCCTGGCCTCGATCTGGGCCTCGACGGAAAGCGGCACGTGCACCGCCATCTGGTCGCCGTCGAAGTCTGCGTTGAACGCCGCGCATACGAGCGGATGGAGCCGGATCGCCTTGCCCTCGGTGAGCACCGGCTCGAACGCCTGGATGCCCAGCCTGTGGAGGGTCGGCGCGCGGTTCAACATGACCGGGTGTTCCTTTATGACCTCGGCGAGGGCGTCCCATACCTCGGGGGATTCGCGCTCGACTAGCCTCTTGGCGCTCTTGATCGTAGCGGAGAGCCCCCTCAGCTCGAGCTTGTTATAGATGAAGGGTTTGAAGAGCTCGATCGCCATCGTCTTGGGAAGGCCGCACTCATGGAGCCTGAGCTCAGGGCCGACCACGATGACCGAACGGCCGGAGTAGTCCACGCGCTTGCCGAGCAGGTTCTGGCGGAAACGGCCCTGTTTGCCCTTGAGCATGTCTGAGAGCGAACGAAGCGGCCTACGATTCGGACCTACGAACGGCCTCGCGCGACGGCCGTTGTCGAAGAGCGCGTCCACCGCTTCCTGGAGCATGCGCTTCTCATTCCTTATTATGATGTCGGGCGCATTGAGCTCCATGAGCCTCTTCAACCTGTTGTTGCGGTTGATCACGCGCCTGTAGAGATCGTTGAGGTCCGACGTCGCGAACCTTCCCCCGTCGAGCGGGACAAGGGGTCTGAGATCAGGAGGCAGGACCGGGACCACGTCCAGCATCATCCACTCCGGCCTGTTGTTCGCCTCGCGGAACTGGTCCACGAGCTTGAGCCTCCTGGATATCTTGGCGGAGGCCGCCTCCGATTTCGTCTTCTTGAGGTCGCGGCGCAGTTTCTTTGAGAGCTCGTCCATATCGATCTTGGCGAGGATTTCCTTCACCACCTCGCCGCCCATGCCGACGGTGAAGGCTGGCCCGAACTCCTCCAGCGCTTTCTGATAGGCGTCCTCGGTGAGTATCTGACCTTCCTTGAGACCGGTGTTGCCCGGGTCCATGACCATGTAGGCTTCGCAGTACAGGACCCGCTCGAGCTCCTTAAGAGAGACGTCGAGCATCGTGCCGATCCTGGAGGGGAGGCTCTTGAGAAACCAGATGTGCGCGACCGGGGAAGCGAGCTTTATGTGCCCCATCCTCTCGCGGCGGACCTTGCTCTGGATGACCTCGACGCCGCACTTCTCGCACACGATCCCGCGGTGTTTCATGCGCTTGTACTTTCCGCAGTTGCACTCATAGTCCTTCACCGGCCCGAATATCTTGGCGCAGAAGAGTCCGTCGCGCTCCGGCTTGAAGGTGCGGTAGTTGATGGTCTCCGGCTTCTTCACCTCGCCGTGGGACCACTCCATCACCTTTTCGGGCGATGCGAGCTTTATGCGGATGCCCTCGAAACAGAGCGGATCCTTGGGCTTCTCAAAGAAGTGATAGATATCCATAAGTCTCCTCTTTGGACTCGAGTGAAACTATTTGCCAGCTTTTGTCTCCAGAAGTTCTACGTCCAGCGCCAGGGCCTGCAGCTCCTTGATGAGCACGTTGAACGACTCGGGAAGCCCCGGCTCCAGCACCTTCTCGCCCTTCACTATCGCCTCATACATCCTGGTGCGGCCTGCCACGTCGTCGGACTTGACCGTGAGGAACTCCTGCAGCGCGAAAGCCGCGCCATATGCCTCGAGCGCCCAGACTTCCATCTCTCCCAGCCTCTGTCCGCCGAACTGCGCCTTGCCGCCTAGCGGCTGCTGAGTGACCAGCGAATACGGGCCGATCGATCTGGCGTGTATCTTCTCGTCCACCAGGTGGTGCAGCTTCATTATATACATGAGACCGACCGTCACCTCGTGATCGAACGACTCGCCGGTGCGGCCGTCGAAAAGAACGGTCTTTCCGCCCTCGGGCAGACCGGCCTCTTTGAGCGCCTCCTTCACCTCCGCCTCGGACGCGCCATCGAACACCGGCGTAGTGAAGGGGATTCCATCCCGGAGTTTTCCGGCCATTTCCCTCAGCTGCTTCTCGGATGCCTTCTCAAGAAACTCGTTCATCGCGGGCGAGCTGTAGGCCTTCTTGATCGCTTTGGCGAGCTCGTCGCGCGAGAAGTTCTTGTCCAGATTCTCCTGTATCCTCTCGCCGATCGTGCGGGCCGCCCAACCGAGGTGAGCCTCGAGGATCTGGCCCACGTTCATGCGCGAAGGAACTCCGAGCGGATTCAGCACGATATCCACCGGCCTGCCGTCAGCCAGGTAGGGCATGTCTTCCTCCGGCAGAATCCTGGAGATGACGCCCTTGTTCCCGTGACGGCCTGCCATCTTGTCGCCGACCGAGAGTTTGCGCTTGATAGCGATGTAGACCTTGACCATCTTGATGACGCCCGGGGGCAGCTCGTCGCCCTTGGTCAGGCGGTTGATCTTCTGGTCGTACATCATCCTGACCATGTCTTGCTGCTCCTCGGCCTCGTCGAATAGTTCGGCGAGCTCGGCTTCTATCGATTCGCCGTCCTCTACCGAGATCTCGCTCCACTTGCTGAACGGTATCCTGTTGAGGGTGTCTTCGGTGATCGTCTTTCCCTTGGCCAGAAGAACCTTCTCCTCAGCCTCGTCCATGACCTTCGAAGTCGAGGTGCGGCCGACGAGCAGCTGCCTGATGCGTTTGGTCGCCGTGTCGATGATGCCCTTTACCTCGGCCTCCATATCCTTGTTGATCTTCGTCTTCTCCTCGTCCTGGATCTCCTTTGCGCGGTCGTCGAGTTCAACTCCCTCGCGAGAGAAGACCTGGGCGCCGATGACCACCCCCGACACGCCCGGCGGAACCCTGAGGCCCGTATCCTTCACGTCGCCGGCCTTGTCGCCGAAGATCGCGCGAAGCAATCTTTCTTCAGGAGAGAGCTGCGTCTCGCCCTTTGGAGTGACCTTCCCGACGAGGATATCTCCTGCCCTGACCTCGGCACCTATGCGCACGATGCCGGATTCATCGAGGTCCATGAGGGCCTCGTCGCCTACGTTCGGGATGTCACGCGTGATATCCTCTTTGCCGAGCTTTGTGTCGCGAGCAGCGCATTCGAACTCCTCGATGTGTATAGAGGTGAAGGAATCGTCCTTGACCACGCGCTCGCTGATGAGGATCGAGTCCTCAAAATTGTATCCGCCCCAGGGCATGTAGGCCACGACCACGTTCTGACCGAGGGCGAGCTCTCCCTCGTCAGTAGCGGGACCGTCGGCTATCACGTCGCCCCTGCGAACCTTGTCTCCTTTTTTCACGATCGGCTTCTGCGTTATGCAGGTGCTCTGGTTGGAGCGACGGAACTTGGTGAGGTTGTAGATATCGACCTCGCTGGAGAACTTCTTGCGTTCGCTCTTGTCGGCGCGGACGACTATGCGGTTGGCGTCAAGCTCAGCGATAACGCCCTCGCGCTTGGCCACTATGGTGACGCCCGAGTCCCGTGCGACCGTCGCTTCGACGCCCGTGCCGACGATCGGAGCCGAGCTGCGCAGCAGTGGGACCGCCTGCCTCTGCATGTTCGATCCCATCAGGGCGCGGTTCGCATCGTCGTGCTCTAGGAACGGTATAAGCGCCGCCGCGATGGAGACCAGCTGCTGCGGCGAAACGTCCATGAGTTTGACGTCGCTGCGGTTGGCCATCATGAATTCGCCGCGACTTCGGCTCTGCACCTTTTCGCTCGTGAGCATATCCTTGTTGTCGACCGCGGCGTTGGCCTGCGCTATCGAGAGATCCGCCTCATCCAGCGCCGAACAATAATCAACAGCCTCGGTGACTTTGCCGTCCTTCACTTCGCGGTACGGTGTCTCGATGAAGCCATAGTCGTTGACGCGCGCATATATCGAGAGCGACGCGATGAGCCCGATGTTCGGACCTTCGGGGGTCTCGATCGGACAGATGCGACCGTAGTGCGTGGGATGCACGTCGCGCACTTCGAATCCAGCCCTCTCCCTGGTGAGCCCCCCCGGCCCGAGCGCCGAAAGCCTGCGCTTGTGGGTGACTTCCGAGAGCGGGTTTGTCTGGTCCATGAATTGCGACAACTGGCTCGATCCGAAAAACTCCTTGATGACCGCACTCACCGGCTTCGGGTTGATCAGGTCGTGCGGCATCAGCGTCTCTACATCCTGAAGGCTCATGCGCTCGCGGATCGCCCTCTCCATCCTGATAAGGCCGACCCTGTACTGGTTCTCCAAAAGCTCCCCGACGGATCGCACCCTGCGGTTGCCCAGGTGATCGATGTCGTCTATCTCGCCCTCGCCATCCTTGAGCCCGATGAGGTAGCGCACCGTAGACACGATGTCTTCCTTGCGGAGGGTGCTTACCTCGAGGGGTACGTCGAATCCGAATTTGTAGTTCAGCTTGAGCCTTCCCACCTTGGAGAGGTCGTAGCGCTCCGGGTTGTAGAAGAGATTATCGAAGAGCGACGCCGCGGCCTCCGGCGTAGATGGGTCGCCGGGCCTGAGCCTGCGATAGATCTCGAGCTTCGCCTCCTCCGGGGTGCCGACTTTGTCGGCCTTGAGCGTGTTCAAAAGATACGGACCCACGTTGAGGTCGTCGATGAACAGGATGTTGATCTCCCCTATCTTCTTGTCAGCGATCTCCTCAAACTTTTTCTCGGTGAGTTCGTCGCCGGCGGAAAGCAACACCTCGCCTGTCGAAGGATCGACCACATCGCAGGCCAGGAACTTGCCGATGATGTCCTCAGGTTCGATGGGGATCTGCGCGTTCTTCGCCTTCGTCAGGGTTTCGATCGCCTGGCGCGTGAAGCGCTTGCCCTTCTTCACCAGAGTGGTCCCGGTCTTGGGGTCCTTGATGTCCTTGCTCGCTCGCTGGTAGCAGAGAAGGTCCGCGACCGCGTTCTTTTCAAGCTTGTTGCGGCCCTGTATAGAGACGACCTCGTGCTTATAGAAGATATTGAGCAGCTCCTCCTCGGAATAGCCGAGGGCGCGAAGCAGCATCGTCGCAGGCATCTTGCGGCGGCGATCGATGCGGACGTGTATTAAGTCCTTGGCGTCGAACTCAAAGTCGAGCCATGCGCCGCGGTAAGGTATCATCCTGGCCGCGAACAGAAGTTTGCCGGTGGAATGCGTCTTGCCCTTGTCGTGCTCGAAGAAGACGCCTGGGCTGCGGTGCAGCTGAGAGACGATCACGCGTTCGGTGCCATTGATGATGAAGGTGCCGAATTCCGTCATGAGCGGCACCTCTCCGAAATAGACCTCCTGCTCCTTGACGTCGCGTATGGTCTGCGCCGCAGTCACCTCGTCTATGTCCCAGACCACGAGCCTGACCGTCACCCTCATCGGGGCGGCGAAGGTCATACCGCGGTTCCTGCACTCCTGCTCGTCGTATCTCGGCGGGTCGAGCACGTACTGCACGAATTCGAGAGATGCGGTCTGGTTGAACCCTTTGATCGGAAAGACGCTCTTGAAGACTCCCTGGAGCCCGATGTCCGCCCTCTGTTCAGGAGGGGTATCCGCCTGCAGAAACTGCTGAAACGATTTCTGTTGTATCTCTACGAGCGGAGGTATGCCGATGACATGCTTTATTTTTGAAAAGTCTTTTCGGATACGACGAACCGGAAGGGTTGCCATATGCTCTCCTTGACCTCGGTGTCAGATAAGCAGACGCGCCCGTGGCTCTCCCGCGGGCGGCCTTTCCACACGCCATAAAAACGCTTTGTGCCAGGGCGCCGCGCGATAATCTCGCGCGACATCCCCGGCACTTTTGATCTGCGCTCTATTGCTACTTAACCTCGACCTTGGCGCCAGCTGCCTCGAGCTTCTTCTTGATGTCGGCAGCCTCTTCCTTGGTCACGCCTTCCTTCACCGCCTTCGGGGCACCCTCGACCAGATCCTTGGCCTCCTTCAGGCCCAGGCTCGTGACCGCGCGCACTTCCTTGATCACGTTGATCTTGTTGGTGCCTGCATCGGTCAGCATCACCGTGAATTCTGTCTTCTCTTCAGCCGCAGCAGCCGCAACCGGCGCCGCAGCAGCCGCAACCGGCGCCGCAGCGGAGACGCCGAACGTGCTCTCGAGATCCTTCACGAGATCGGCCACTTCCATGAGTGTCATGCCCTTCAGGGCCTCGACGATTTCTGCTCTTCCTACCGTTGCCATACCTTCCTCCTTGATTTTGCACCCCAATCGATTCCGTAGCGCTTGCGTTACGGGCCGAGTGGGCGAGCGGCGCCTTGATTTCTTCGCCGCCGTTTAAGTGCGTTTGGTTTCAATTTATGCCTGTTTCGTCTCCTTGATCGCGTTGATGGCGTAGACGAGCTTGCGCGGGATCGCCGCAAGCACGCCGACCAGATTGCTGGCGGGCGCATTCATCGACGACAGAGCCATCGCAAGCAGGATTTCGCGGGACGGCATCTTGGAAAGGGCCTCCACCTGACTCGGCCCGATCTCCTTGCCATCGAGGTACCCGCCTTTGACGGAAAGCTTGTCGTGGCTCTTCGCGAATTCGACGAGCGCCTTGGCAGGGTTCACCGGATCGATGAAGTTGATCGCGACGGCTGTTGGGCCGGCAAAGTACTTCCCAAGCTGCTCGATCCCCTTCTCCTTGAGGGCGCGTTTCATGAGACGGTTTTTGACGACCTTGAACCAAGTATCGCCCTTGCGCAGATTGCCGCGGAGAT
Coding sequences within:
- the rpoC gene encoding DNA-directed RNA polymerase subunit beta' gives rise to the protein MDIYHFFEKPKDPLCFEGIRIKLASPEKVMEWSHGEVKKPETINYRTFKPERDGLFCAKIFGPVKDYECNCGKYKRMKHRGIVCEKCGVEVIQSKVRRERMGHIKLASPVAHIWFLKSLPSRIGTMLDVSLKELERVLYCEAYMVMDPGNTGLKEGQILTEDAYQKALEEFGPAFTVGMGGEVVKEILAKIDMDELSKKLRRDLKKTKSEAASAKISRRLKLVDQFREANNRPEWMMLDVVPVLPPDLRPLVPLDGGRFATSDLNDLYRRVINRNNRLKRLMELNAPDIIIRNEKRMLQEAVDALFDNGRRARPFVGPNRRPLRSLSDMLKGKQGRFRQNLLGKRVDYSGRSVIVVGPELRLHECGLPKTMAIELFKPFIYNKLELRGLSATIKSAKRLVERESPEVWDALAEVIKEHPVMLNRAPTLHRLGIQAFEPVLTEGKAIRLHPLVCAAFNADFDGDQMAVHVPLSVEAQIEARVLLLSTNNILSPANGKPIIVPTQDMVLGIYYMTRERAFAKGEGGMFSSPDEVRVAYDAGQADLQARIKVRMDSKLIETTTGRVLLYDVVPKQIPFSAINKVMDKKAIADLIDSCYRLCKDKETVLLADHLRTLGFHHATKAGISICIDDMVIPEAKSHMLDKAFSEVREVEEQYTEGLITSGEKYNKVVDIWAATTEDVASAMMKGMSTMMIDGPGGEKREQMSFNSIFIMADSGARGSAQQMRQLAGMRGLMAKPSGEIIETPITANFREGLNVLQYFISTHGARKGLADTALKTANSGYLTRRLVDVAQDTTVTEVDCGTLDGLVVSALVEGGEVIEPLSDRILGRVALEDIRDPYTDEVIVESGNMIDEELVQRIEDSGLEKVLVRSVLTCKSLVGCCAKCYGRDLARGHLVNIGESVGVIAAQSIGEPGTQLTMRTFHIGGTASRRVEQSSLESRHEGVVKYDGVQIVVNKEGKLTVMNRNGVVIVSDEAGRERERYKLNYGAILLHKEGEKVKAGGLLAEWDPYTVPILTEVSGRVKFGDIIEGLTMTEQVDEVTGLSRKVVISSKDATARPRISIKDANGATMQLPSGRGEARYLMPVGANIVVAEGDEVLAGDVISKIPRETTKTKDITGGLPRVAELFEARKPKDHAIISEIDGLVSFGPDAKGRRTLIITPEVGEPKEYAVPKGRHISVHEGDFVRAGEALMDGSPNPHDILAVLGEKELARFLVDETQEVYRLQGVRINDKHIEIIVRQMLKRVRIVDPGDTTRLEDEQVEKSIFEAENEQVRAKGGKPAVGEPMLLGITRASLSTESFISAASFQETTKVLTEAAVSGKVDYLRGLKENVIMGRLIPAGTGLRKYKGFDIEVAELPEEAEGIVAGDELMASQDVAG
- the rpsL gene encoding 30S ribosomal protein S12, producing the protein MPTINQLVRSGRRQLKMRTASPALERCPQKRGVCIRVYTTTPKKPNSALRKVARVRLTNGFEVTSYIPGEGHNLQEHSVVMVRGGRVKDLPGVRYHIIRGTLDSTGVENRRQSRSKYGAKRPK
- the rplJ gene encoding 50S ribosomal protein L10; its protein translation is MEKAKKSQEVKNLSERLEKAKVLIFADYRGLKVSEMTDLRGNLRKGDTWFKVVKNRLMKRALKEKGIEQLGKYFAGPTAVAINFIDPVNPAKALVEFAKSHDKLSVKGGYLDGKEIGPSQVEALSKMPSREILLAMALSSMNAPASNLVGVLAAIPRKLVYAINAIKETKQA
- the rpsG gene encoding 30S ribosomal protein S7 — protein: MPRKKRASLKRMVLPDPKYGDKLVSQFINTMMWSGKKSIAEYVVYGTFDVLQEKKNDDPVKLFKQAMENIKPIIEVRSRRVGGATYQVPVEVRSDRRVSLGIRWLLSAARARKEGTMKDRLAAELIEALENRGAAVKKREDTHKMAEANKAFAHYRW
- the rplL gene encoding 50S ribosomal protein L7/L12, which translates into the protein MATVGRAEIVEALKGMTLMEVADLVKDLESTFGVSAAAPVAAAAAPVAAAAAEEKTEFTVMLTDAGTNKINVIKEVRAVTSLGLKEAKDLVEGAPKAVKEGVTKEEAADIKKKLEAAGAKVEVK